CTGGCCCGAGAAGACGTCCGGGACCCACGAGTACTTGTCGGTGATGCCCCAGACGGTCACGCCCTGGCAGCGGGTCACCTGGAGGCAGGCCTGGACGACCTTCTTGTAGTCCGCGGCCTGCGTCGCGAGCTTGGACGCGTCCGACGGCATCTGCATGCGGATGTCGAGCTCGGTGATGCGCACGTCGACGCCGAGGTCGGCGAACCGCTGCAGGTTCTGCCGGAAGTCGCCGGGGACCTGCCCGACGATGAGGTGGGACTGGAAGCCGACGCAGTCGATGGGCACGCCGCGCGCCTTGAAGTCCTTGACGAGGTCGTACATCGAGTTGCTCTTCGCGTTGACGCCCTCGACGTTGTAGTCGTTGATGCAGAGCTTGGCGGTGGGGTCCGCGGCCCGTGCGGCCCGGAACGCCGTCTCGATGTACCCGTTGCCGAGCTTCTGCTGGAACGGCGAGTCCTGCCGCCGGCCGCCGCCGTCGGCGAACGCCTCGTTGACGACGTCCCACGACGCGACCTTGCCCTCGAAGTGGTCCGCGACCTTCGTCACGTGGTTGACCATCGCGCTCTCGAGCGCGGTGCCGTTGAGGTTCTTCGCCCAGTCCGGCAGCTGCGAGTGCCAGACGAGCGTGTGGCCGTACAGCTCCTTGCCGGTCGCGGCCGCGTAGCTCGCGACCTGGTCGCCGGAGCCGAAGCTGAAGCTGTTCTGCGACGGCTCGGTCGCGTCCCACTTCATCGCGTTCTCGGCGACGACGAGGTTGAACTCGGAGTCGGCGATCGACTTGTACGCGGACTCGGACAGGCGGTTCGGGTCGAGCGCGAAGCCGATGTCCTTGCCGGCGGCGTCGGCCGCCTCCTTGAGGGTCGTGGCGGCGTGCGCCGGGATCGCGACGGCCGTCCCGAGGACGAGCGTCGCGGCGGCCGCGGCGATCGTCGTGCGCAATGCCGTGCGGGACCGGCGGCTGGTACGGCAGGGTGCGGGTGGTGTGGTGGGCATGGAGTCCTCCTCGTCGAGCGGATGCCGCGTGCACACTGCTCGTGGCATGCGTTCGCCGGGGAGGTGCTGAATCATTTCGGCACGTCGTGGCCTGCAGTTTCGATAGCGTCGTCGTTGCGATCGCCGGAGGGGGAGTCGATGGTCGAGGGACCGGTCGGGCGTGCCGCGAGCACACGTGAGGCGGCCGAGGCGTGGGAGGCGCTGTTCCGTGCCCAGGTGGCACTCATGCGGCGGTTCCAGCGGGACGACGTCTGGGACCCGTTGACGATCCGCGAGTACGACGTGCTGTTCACGCTGTCGCGGTGCCCCGGTCTGACCGCGCGGCTCAAGGAGCTCGGCGAGAGCAGCCTGCTGACCCAGCCCAGCCTGTCCCGGATGGTCGAGCGCCTCGAGGCCGCCGGGCTCGTGGTGCGCGGGCCCGTCCGGGGCGACGCGCGCGGTGTCGCGGTGACGCTCACGCCCGAGGGCGAGCGCGTGCAGCGGGAGATCGGCCGCCGCCACGTGCGCTCGATCCGCCGCCTCGTCGGCGGGGCGCTGGACGCCGACGAGCTCGCCGAGCTGCGCCGGCTGACCGACAAGCTGCGCGCCGCACAACCGGGCATTCCCGACCCGTCGTGACCCTCGTCTCTCAGGACCTCGGGCCCATCCGTCCAGGCCACGGCCGGGCGACCATGGAGAAGTCGTCCGAGAGCCGGGCGGCGACACGGAGGGAGCGGGCATGCGGATCCTGGTCACCATCGCCTCGCGGCACGGGGGCACGTGGGGAATCGGCGAGGTCGTCGCGCAGACGCTGCGCGAGCGCGGTCACGAGGTGACCATGGCGGCACCCGACGACGTGACCGACCTCGAGGGCGTCGACGCCGTCGTCCTGGGCTCCGCCGTGTACGTCGCCCACTGGATGCCCGCGGCGCGTGAGCTGGCCGACCGGCTGGCCGACGAGCTCGCCGCCCGACCCGTGTGGCTGCTGTCCTCGGGCCTCGCGACGCAGCCCGCCGCGAGCGCGAACTCGCCGCACGAGATCCGCTCGCTCGCCGAGCGCATCGGTGCGCGCGGGCACCGCAGCTTCCACGGCCGCCTCGACCGGTCCGTGCTGTCCTTCGCCGAGCGGGCGACGATCTCCGCCGCGCGCGCCCGCGAGGGCGACCACCGCGACATGGCGGCGGTCGCGCGCTGGGCGGGCGAGGTCGCGGACGCGCTGGAGCCCGCGCACGTCTGAGCCGGGTTGACGCGTCGGTGTGCGGCGGTCGCGTCGACGCGCCGACGTCGTCTACCGGGGCTCGGGTTCGCGCAGCGCGCGCAGCTCCGCCGCGACGGCGGTCGGTGACGGCCGGTCGGCGGGCTCCGTCGCCGTCATGGCGCCCAGCAGCCGCTGCCAGTCCCGTCCGAGGTCGGCCGGCACCTCGACGGGGCGCAGCAGGCGGGCCAGCGAGCTCGTCAGCGGGTCGCCCGGGTACGCGCGCTCGCCCGTGAGGCACTCGAGCAGCACGAGGCCCAGCGAGTAGACGTCGCTCGCGGGCCCGACGTCGTGGCCGAGCGCCTGCTCGGGGCTCTGGTAGCTCGCCGTCCCGGACGAGCTGCGCCGGTCGGCCGTCGGTCCGCGGACGGCGTCGACGGCGATCCCGAAGTCGGCGAGGACGACCGGCAGCGACGGTGCGTCCTGGCGTCCGGCGGGCGCCGCGGTGTCCGAGACGAGCACGTTCGACGGCTTGACGTCCCGGTGCACGATGCCGGCGCCGTGCGCGTGACCGAGCGCGAGCGCGAGCTGCCGTCCGACGTCGGCCGTGAGGCCGCGGGGGAGCGGGCCGTCGGTGACGCACTCGCGCAGCGTCCGCCCGTCGACGAGCTCCATGACGAGGTACGCGACGGGGCCGACGCCGTCGACCTGGTCCGCGCCGACGTCGAGCAGCGCCACGAGGTTGGGGTGCGACAGCCCGGCCAGCACGCGGGCCTCGGCCGCGTAGCGACGGATCTCGTCACCGTCGGCCGAGCCGAGGTCGAAGAGCTTGACGGCGACCTCGCGGTCGAGCCGGCGGTCGGTCGCCCGGAAGACCGCACCCGAGCCGCCGCGCCCGAGCGCCGCGCCCAGCCGGTACCGTCGCCCGAGCGTGGCGCCGGCCGGGCTGCGCAGGTCGGTGAGGGGCACGGGACGGTCCTTCGGGGTGGCTCTCGACGGTCGGGCGGCGCGTCCGCCGCACCACGACGCTAGGAGGGTGCCCCGGGCACCGCACGTCGAGCGCGCCTCTTCACCCCATCGTGACCGCGCTGCGATGACAGCCGCTTGCGCGATCCTGCAAGTCGCTTGCGCTCGAAGTCGCTACAGTGGGTCGCATGTCACGGCGACTCGCAGAGGTGGCACGCAAGGTCGGCGTCTCCGAGGCGACCGTCAGCCGCGTGCTCAACGGCAAGCCCGGCGTCTCCGACCAGACGCGGGAGGCCGTGCTCACCGCGCTCGACGTCCTCGGGTACGAGCGCCCCACCAAGCTGCGCGGCGAGCGGGCCCGTCTCGTCGGACTGGTGCTGCCCGAGCTGCAGAACCCCATCTTCCCCGCGTTCGCCGAGGTCGTGGGCGGAGCGCTCGCGCAGCAGGGGTTCACGCCCGTGCTGTGCACCCAGACCGCGGGCGGCGTCTCCGAGGCCGACTACGTCGAGCTGCTGCTCGGCCAGCAGGTCTCGGGCATCGTGTTCGCCGGCGGGCACTACGCGCAGCGCGACGCGACGCACGACCACTACGAGCGGCTCACCGGACGGCACCTGCCCGTGGTGCTCATCAACGCGTCGATCGAGGACCTGCCGTTCCCGCGCGTGTCGTGCGACGACGAGGTCGCGATCGAGCAGGCGGTCGGCCACCTCGCGTCGCTCGGCCACACCCGGGTCGGCCTCGTCCTCGGTCCCGTCGACCACGTGCCGTCCGAGCGCAAGCTCCACGCCGCGCGCGCGGTCGCCCAGCGGCTCGGGCTCGAGCTCCGCGACGACCAGGTCGTGCGCTCCGCGTACTCGCTCGAGAGCGGTCAGGCCGCCGCGACGCGCCTGATCAAGGCCGGGGTCACCGGCATCGTGTGCGCGAGCGACCCGCTCGCGCTCGGCGCGATCCGTGCGGCGCGCCGGGCCGGGCTGCGCGTGCCCGACGACGTCTCCGTGGTCGGGTACGACGACTCCGCCTTCATGAACTGCACCGAGCCGCCGCTCACGACCGTGCGGCAGCCGATCGAGCCGATGGGCCGCGCGGCGATCGACCTGCTGGTCAACCAGATCAACGGCGCGTCGGTGCCGCAGGAGGAGCTGCTCTTCGAGCCCGAGCTCGTCGTGCGCGGCTCGACCGCCCCTGCCCCCGCGTCCCGCCCCGCCTGACGCGGCCCCGCCCCGCCTGACGTCCCGCCCCGCCTGACGCGCCCCGCCCCGCCTGACGTCCCGCTCCTGACGCGTCCGACACCCGCCTCGCCTCGTCGCGCCCGCTCGCTTCGTCGCGCCCCCGCGTCGACCACCTCGCCGTACCCGAGAGCGCGGCGACCCGGCGCCACGACTCGCATGCGCGCGGAGTTCCCGCAGTGATCGGTCACGCTTCGATAACGCACTTGTCGAGTTCTTGCGTCGATATCGTCGTGGGCTTTAGTGTCCTGCCATCGCGAGGGCGCGCAGCAGCGCGTCGGCCGCGCCGGATCCACCCGACGCCGTCGTCGGGCCGAGGAGAGACGAGACGTGCAGTGACGCAGGCTCAGCCGCAGACCGACCCCACCTGGTGGCGGGACGCGGTCATCTACCAGGTCTACCCGCGCTCGTTCGCCGACGGGAACGGCGACGGCACGGGCGACCTCGCGGGCCTCCGCTCGCGGCTGCCGTACCTGCGCGACCTCGGCGTCGACGCGATCTGGGTGACCCCCTGGTACCAGTCGCCGCTCGCCGACGGCGGTTACGACGTCGCGGACTACCGCGCGATCGACCCGGCGTTCGGCACGCTCGACGAGGCCGAGCAGGTCATCGCGGAGGCGCTCGCGCTGGGGATCCGCACGATCATCGACGTCGTCCCCAACCACGTCTCCGAGCGGCACGCGTGGTTCCGCGCGGCGCTCGCCGCCGGCCCGGGCAGCCCCGAGCGGGCGCGGTTCTGGTTCCACCCGGGCAAGGGCGAGCACGGCGACGTCATGCCGACGAGCTGGGTGTCCGACTTCCAGGGCAGCACGTGGACGCGCACGACCAACCCCGACGGCACGCCCGGCGAGTGGTACCTGCACCTGTTCGCGCCGCAGCAGCCGGACCTCAACTGGTCGCACCCGGACGTGCGTGCGGAGTTCGAGGACGTGCTGCGGTTCTGGTTCGACCGTGGCGTCGCGGGCATCCGCATCGACTCCGCGGCGCTGCTGGTGAAGGACGGCGACCTTCCCGAGGTGCCCGAGCAGCCGGGCCCGGGGGAGCACCCGCACGTCGACCGCGACGAGATCCACGACGTCTACCGCGCGTGGCGCGCCGTCGCCGACTCCTACGCCGGCACGCGCGTGCTCGTCGGCGAGGTGTGGCTCCAGGACACCGCGCGGTTCGCGCAGTACCTGCGCCCGGACGAGATGCACACGGCGTTCAACTTCGACTTCATGGCGCGCCCGTGGGACGCCAAGCAGATGCGCGAGTCGATCGACGTGACGCTCGCGGCGCACGGTCCGGTCGGCGCGCCCGCGACGTGGGTGCTCTCCAACCACGACGTGACGCGGCCGGTGACCCGGTACGGGCGCGAGGACTCGTCGTTCGCGTTCAGCGCCAAGCGGTTCGGCACGCCGACGGACCTCGCGGTCGGTCGCCGCCGGGCCCGCGCGGCCGCGCTGCTCACCGCCGCGCTGCCCGGCTCGCTGTACGTGTACCAGGGCGACGAGCTCGGCCTCCCGGAGGTCGAGGACCTGCCGCTCGACGTGCTGCAGGACCCGATGCACGTCCGCTCGGGCGGCGTCGACCCCGGCCGCGACGGCTGCCGCGTCCCGCTGCCGTGGTCCGGGTCGACCGCGCCGTACGGCTTCAGCACCGCGCCGGCCGAGGGCGGCGACCCCGCGCCCACGTGGCTGCCGCAGCCCGCCGACTGGGCCGACCTGACCGTCGAGGCGCAGGAGTCCGACCCGACCTCGATGCTCCGCCTGTACCGCGACGTGCTCGCGCTGCGCCGGGCCGAGCCCGCGCTCGGCGACGGGCCGCTCACGTGGGTGGAGACGACCGGCGACGTGCTCGCGTTCGCCCGCGGCGACGTCACGTGCGTCGTCAACCTCGGCGCCGACCCGGCGCCGCTGCCTGCCCACACCGACGTCCTGCTGACGAGCGACCCGCTCGACGCAGGCCTGCTGCCACGCGACACAGCCGCGTGGCTGCGCACCTGACCCGCCCGGAACCGCCCCGACACCGCCCGACATCGAACCCGCAGTCCCGCCCTGCGGCCGACACCGACCGTCGACCGCACCCACGAAGGAGTGACGATGAGGTCCTCGCGTCCCACCGCACTGGCCCTGGCCGGTGTGCTCTCGATCGGTCTGCTCACCGCGTGCAGCACCGACGACGCCGACTCGCCCACGGGCGAGGACGGCAAGGTCACGATCACCGTCGCGGGCCTCCTGCCGACGGCCGACGACGCCGCGAAGGAGCAGCTCGCCGAGCGCGTCGCCGCGTTCGAGGAGCAGTACCCCGACATCGACGTCGAGACCGAGGACTACGAGTGGAAGGCGTCGACGTTCACGACGCAGCTCGCCGGCGGCACGCTGCCGAACGTCTTCGAGATCCCGCTGACCGACGGCAAGACGCTCATCGAGAACGGCCAGCTCGCGGACATCGACGCGCAGGTCAAGGCGCTGCCGTACGGCGACCAGTTCAACGAGGCGCTCATCGCCAACGGCACGGGCGACGACGGCAAGATCTACGCCGTGCCGGCGAAGTCGATCTACGCGGTCGCGCTGCACTACAACCGGAACCTGTTCGAGCAGGCCGGCCTGGACCCCGACCAGCCGCCGACCACGTGGGACGAGGTCCGCGAGTACGCCAAGCAGATCCACGACGCCACGGGCGTCGCGGGCTACGCGATGATGGCGCTCGACAACGCGGGCGGCTGGCAGCTCGCCGCGGGCGCGAACTCGCGCGGCGGCGTCATCGAGACGTTCGACGGCACCGACTACACCGCGACGCTCGACGACCCGGCGGTCGCGGAGCACCTGCAGTGGCTGCACGACCTCAAGTGGGACGACGGCTCGCTGCTCGACCGCACCGACCTCGGCTGGGGCGACATCAACACCGAGTTCGCCGCGGGCAACCTCGCGATGTACACGTCGGGCTCGGACGTCTACAACTCGCTCGTCGAGGCCAACGGCGTCACCGCGGACTGGGGCTACGGCCTCACCGCGATCCCGACGTCGGGCGGTGGCGGCGCGCTGACCGGCGGCACGATGGCCGCGGTCACGAAGCAGTCGACGGACGAGCAGAAGGACGCCGCCGTCAAGTGGATCGACTGGTGGTACCTGAGCAAGCTGCAGGACCAGGACCAGGCGGTCGCCGACGCGAAGACCCGCGCCGAGGCCGACCCGGCGCAGGCCGTGGGCACGCCCGTGCTGCCGATCTTCTCGAAGGAGAACTACGAGCAGTCGCAGGAGTGGGTCGCGGACTACATCAACGTCCCGCTCGAGAACATGACGGGCTACACCGACGTCATGTTCGACCAGGAGCTCGTGCCCGAGGCGTCGGCCGCGGTGCAGGACCTGTACGCGCAGCTGTTCCCGGTCGTGCAGGCCGTCATCTCGGACGAGAACGCGGACATCGAGGCGCTGCTCGCGACCGCGAACGAGGCCGGTCAGGCGGCGATCGACGGCTGACGTCACCCGTCGTGCCGCCGGGTGACGGACCGGTCACCCGGCGGCACCGCCACGCAGCCCCGCCGCGCACGCGCCGGACCCTCCGGAGCGCTCGCGGCCCGCACGGACCCAGGAAGGCACCATGACCACGGACGACGCCGTCCTCACCGCCCGCCCGCGGACCGGGCGCCCTCGCAGCGACGGGCCCGCGCCGCGCGTCGTGTCCCGGAACCCGAGGACGTGGGTCCGCCGCGGCGGCCTGTCCGCGCTGGTGTTCGCGCTGCCGCTCCTGCTGGTGTTCGGCGTCTTCTCGTGGTGGCCGATCGTGTCGGCCGTCGTGATGAGCTTCCAGGAGACGAACCTCATCGACCCGCCGACGTTCGTCGGGCTGGAGAACTTCCAGGCGATCTTCGCGGACCCGCTGCTGCCGAAGGTCGTCCGGAACACCGCGTGGTTCGCGCTGCTCGCCCTCGTGTTCGGCTACCCGATCCCGCTGGTCGGCGCGGTGCTCATGAGCGAGCTGCGCCGGCGCAAGGGCCTGTACTCGGTGCTCGCGTACCTGCCGGTGGTCGTGCCGCCGGTCGTCGCGGTGCTGCTGTGGAAGTTCTTCTACGACCCGCGCCCGCAGGGTGTGTTCAACACGATCCTCGGCTGGGTCGGCCTCGGGCCGTACTCGTGGCTCAACGACCAGGCGATGGCGATGCCGTCGCTCGTCCTGGAGGCGACGTGGGCCGCGGCCGGCGGGACGGTCATCATCTACCTCGCGGCGCTCATCGGCGTGCCGTCGGAGCTCTACGACGCGGCCGAGGTCGACGGCGCGTCGGTGTGGCGCAAGGTCTGGCACGTGACCATGCCGCACCTGCGCGGCGTGCTGTTCATCACCCTGATCCTGCAGGTCATCGGCACGGCGCAGGTCTTCCTCGAACCGTTCCTGTTCACCAACGGCGGCCCGAACCACGCGACGCTGACCGTGATGCTGTGGGTCTACCAGCTCGCCTTCACGTCGATCGGCAACAACTTCGGGGAGGCGACGGCGCTCAGCCTGCTCCTCGCGGTGGTGCTCGCCGTCCTGTCGCTCGTCTACTTCCGCCTGACCCGCAGCTGGAGCCAGTCGTGACCACCGTGCAGACCCCGTCGTCCCTGACCTCCGGGCCGTCGATCGCGGCGCCGAGGACCGTCGACGCACCCCCGCGGCGGCTCGGCCGTCGGAGGCTCGTCGTCGACTCCGGCGAGCGCGGCGCGCTGTCGACCGCGGACTGGCGCCGCCCGCTCGTCAAGCACACGTGGCGCACGATGCACCTCGCGCTGCTCGTGCTGCTCGTCGTGTGGTGCCTCGGCCCGCTGCTGCTGCTCGGCAAGTTCGCGTTCACGCCGACGCAGGACATCCAGAGCACGCCGCTCGCGTTCTTCCCGAACGGCGCCACGATGCAGAACGTCGAGATGGCGTGGAACAGGTACCACATCGGCCAGTTCTTCATGAACACGGTGTGGGTCGCGCTGGGGTCCTGGTTCATGCAGGTCCTCGTCGCGACGACCGGCGGCTACGTGCTGTCGGTGCTGCGGCCGGCGTGGGCGCGGGCCCTCAACTGGGCGGTGCTCGCGACGCTGTTCGTGCCGGCCGTCGTGCTGCTCGTGCCGCTCTACAAGATCGTCGTCGACCCGCCCGTCGGGCCGAGCCTGATCAACAGCTACCTCGCGGTGTGGCTGCCCGCCGGGGCGAGCGCGTTCAACGTCGTGCTCGTCGCGCGCTTCTTCGACTCGCTGCCGCGCGAGATCTTCGAGGCCGCGCGCATGGACGGCGCCGGACCGTTCCGGCTGTTCCGCAGCATCGTGCTGCCGATGAGCAAGCCGATCATCGGTGTCGTCTCGGTGTTCGCGGTGATCGCGTCGTGGAAGGACTTCCTGTGGCCCTTCCTCGTCCTGAAGTCCGACGCGGTCAAGCCGCTGTCGGTCTACCTGCAGTCGATGGCGAACGTCGACAAGGGCACGCTCATGGCGGCGCTCGCGATCTCCACGCTCATCCCGATCGCGATGTTCCTCGTCTTCCAGCGCATGTTCCTGCGCGGCGCGGGGCTCGGGGGAGCCGTCAAGGGCTGACGAGGTTTTCTGACGGGCTGTCGGATCAGGATCACGGCGGCGGCGACCTCCTCCCGGACGGAACGGTCGCCGCCGCGGTGCGATGATCGACGGGTGGCCCCCGACACCTCGCTGAGCACCCCCGCGCCCGCTGCCGGTCCCACCGACCGCACCGCCCCCGTCCCCGCCGACGAGAACCCCGCCGCGCCGTACGACGCGCTGCTGCTGTTCTCCTTCGGCGGCCCGAACGGACCCGACGACGTGCTGCCGTTCCTCCGCAACGTCACTGCGGGCAAGGGCATCCCCGACGAGCGGCTCGCCGAGGTCGCCGAGCACTACCACCACTTCGGCGGCGCGAGCCCGATCAACGCCCAGAACCTCGCCCTGCAGAAGGCGTTGCAGGAGGAGCTCGCCCGGCGCGGCGTCGACCTGCCCGTCGTGTGGGGCAACCGCAACTGGGAGCCGTACACGCGCGACGCGCTCGCCGCGGCCCACGCCGACGGTGCCCGCCGCATCGTCGCGCTCGTGACCAGCGCCTACGCGTCGTACTCCGGCTGCCGCCAGTACCGCGAGAACCTGTGGGGCTCGCTCGACGAGCTCGCCGTCGACCTCGGCATGACCGAGGGCGAGCACCCGCTCGTCGCGGACAAGGTGCGCCCGTACTTCAACCACCCTGGCTTCGTGCAGGCGAACGTCGACGCGGTCGTCGAGGCGTACGAGAAGATCGGCGACCCGGCCGCGCGCCTCGTGTTCGTCACGCACTCCATCCCGACGACGATGGAGGAGGCGTCCGCCGTGAGCGGCGCGCCCTACAGCGCGCAGCACCTCGACGTCGCCGCGACCGTCGCCGCCGCCGTCGGCGAGCGCCTGGGCCGCCCGGTCGAGTGGGACCTCGCGTACTGCTCGCGCTCCGGCCCGCCGAGCCAGCCGTGGCTCGAGCCCGACGTCAACGACCACCTCGAGGCGCTGCACGGGCAGGGCGTGCGGTCCGTCGTGCTGTCGCCCATCGGGTTCATCTCCGACCACATGGAGGTCGCGTTCGACCTCGACACCGAGGCGCTCGAGACCGCGCAGGAGCTCGGCCTCACCGCCGTGCGGGCCGACTCCGTCGGCACGCGCGAGCCGTTCGTCCGCGGGCTCGTCGACCTCGTGCTGGAGCGCGCCGCCCTCGCGCGGGCCCTCGACGCCGGGGCGCCGGCGCCGGTCGGCACCGCGGTCGGTGGCCTCCCCGCCTGGCGCGACGTGTGCCGCCCCGGCTGCTGCCGCCAGCGCGCGGGCGTCGACTCCGGCATCCCCGCCGCCTGCTCGACCGACCCCCGGTCCTGACACCCCTCCCCGGAAGGACGACCACGTGAGCCACGCCAGCCCCGACGCCGAGGCCCTCAACGCCACGGTCCGCTACACCATGTGGACCGTCTTCGCGCTCGAGGAGGTCCTGCCCGAGGACGACGCCGAGCGCGCGCAGCTCATCGCCGCGGCCCAGGACGCGGTCGCCGCCGACGGTCTCGTCGTGCGCGGCTGGTACGACGTCGCCGGTCTGCGTGCCGACGCCGACCTCATGGTGTGGTGGCACGCCGAGACGGTCGAGGAGGTGCAGGGCGCCTACCAGCGGCTGCGCGCGAGCGACCTCGGCCGCCACCTGCTGCCCGTGTGGTCCGTCGTCGGCCTGCACCGCCCCGCCGAGTTCAACCGGTCGCACGTCCCCGCGTTCCTCGCGGGCGAGGACGCCGGCGACTACCTGTGCGTCTACCCGTTCGTCCGGTCCTACGACTGGTACGTGCTGCCCGACGACGACCGCCGGCGCATGCTCGTCGAGCACGGGCAGGCCGCGCGCGACTACGCCGACGTGCGCGCGAACACCGTCTCCGCCTTCGCGCTCGGCGACTACGAGTGGATCCTCGCGTTCGAGGCCGGCGAGCTGCACCGCATCGTCGACCTCATGCGCGACCTGCGCGCGACCGAGGCGCGCCTGCACGTGCGCGAGGAGGTGCCGTTCTACACCGGCCCGCGCACCACGCTCGAGGCCTGGGCGGACCGTCAGCCGCGCGGCTGACCCCCGCCTGCGTCGACGGCGACCGGCGCCCGTCCCCGCCCGGCGGACGGGCGCCGGTGCCATGATCGGGTCATGACGACCCTCCAGG
The sequence above is a segment of the Cellulomonas fimi genome. Coding sequences within it:
- a CDS encoding endo-1,4-beta-xylanase — translated: MRTTIAAAAATLVLGTAVAIPAHAATTLKEAADAAGKDIGFALDPNRLSESAYKSIADSEFNLVVAENAMKWDATEPSQNSFSFGSGDQVASYAAATGKELYGHTLVWHSQLPDWAKNLNGTALESAMVNHVTKVADHFEGKVASWDVVNEAFADGGGRRQDSPFQQKLGNGYIETAFRAARAADPTAKLCINDYNVEGVNAKSNSMYDLVKDFKARGVPIDCVGFQSHLIVGQVPGDFRQNLQRFADLGVDVRITELDIRMQMPSDASKLATQAADYKKVVQACLQVTRCQGVTVWGITDKYSWVPDVFSGQGAALVWDDGYAKKPAHAAILDAFGATPTPTPTTPTPTPTTPTPTPTTPTPTPTPTTPVGACRVAYSVNQWNTGFTANVTITNTSSSALNGWTLTFAFPSGQTVTQAWSSVSSQSGAQVTLRNAAWNGSLAPGGSTQIGFNGAHNGTNTAPAAFSLNGTACSVA
- a CDS encoding MarR family winged helix-turn-helix transcriptional regulator; protein product: MVEGPVGRAASTREAAEAWEALFRAQVALMRRFQRDDVWDPLTIREYDVLFTLSRCPGLTARLKELGESSLLTQPSLSRMVERLEAAGLVVRGPVRGDARGVAVTLTPEGERVQREIGRRHVRSIRRLVGGALDADELAELRRLTDKLRAAQPGIPDPS
- a CDS encoding flavodoxin domain-containing protein, with the translated sequence MRILVTIASRHGGTWGIGEVVAQTLRERGHEVTMAAPDDVTDLEGVDAVVLGSAVYVAHWMPAARELADRLADELAARPVWLLSSGLATQPAASANSPHEIRSLAERIGARGHRSFHGRLDRSVLSFAERATISAARAREGDHRDMAAVARWAGEVADALEPAHV
- a CDS encoding serine/threonine-protein kinase yields the protein MPLTDLRSPAGATLGRRYRLGAALGRGGSGAVFRATDRRLDREVAVKLFDLGSADGDEIRRYAAEARVLAGLSHPNLVALLDVGADQVDGVGPVAYLVMELVDGRTLRECVTDGPLPRGLTADVGRQLALALGHAHGAGIVHRDVKPSNVLVSDTAAPAGRQDAPSLPVVLADFGIAVDAVRGPTADRRSSSGTASYQSPEQALGHDVGPASDVYSLGLVLLECLTGERAYPGDPLTSSLARLLRPVEVPADLGRDWQRLLGAMTATEPADRPSPTAVAAELRALREPEPR
- a CDS encoding LacI family DNA-binding transcriptional regulator, which translates into the protein MSRRLAEVARKVGVSEATVSRVLNGKPGVSDQTREAVLTALDVLGYERPTKLRGERARLVGLVLPELQNPIFPAFAEVVGGALAQQGFTPVLCTQTAGGVSEADYVELLLGQQVSGIVFAGGHYAQRDATHDHYERLTGRHLPVVLINASIEDLPFPRVSCDDEVAIEQAVGHLASLGHTRVGLVLGPVDHVPSERKLHAARAVAQRLGLELRDDQVVRSAYSLESGQAAATRLIKAGVTGIVCASDPLALGAIRAARRAGLRVPDDVSVVGYDDSAFMNCTEPPLTTVRQPIEPMGRAAIDLLVNQINGASVPQEELLFEPELVVRGSTAPAPASRPA
- a CDS encoding glycoside hydrolase family 13 protein translates to MTQAQPQTDPTWWRDAVIYQVYPRSFADGNGDGTGDLAGLRSRLPYLRDLGVDAIWVTPWYQSPLADGGYDVADYRAIDPAFGTLDEAEQVIAEALALGIRTIIDVVPNHVSERHAWFRAALAAGPGSPERARFWFHPGKGEHGDVMPTSWVSDFQGSTWTRTTNPDGTPGEWYLHLFAPQQPDLNWSHPDVRAEFEDVLRFWFDRGVAGIRIDSAALLVKDGDLPEVPEQPGPGEHPHVDRDEIHDVYRAWRAVADSYAGTRVLVGEVWLQDTARFAQYLRPDEMHTAFNFDFMARPWDAKQMRESIDVTLAAHGPVGAPATWVLSNHDVTRPVTRYGREDSSFAFSAKRFGTPTDLAVGRRRARAAALLTAALPGSLYVYQGDELGLPEVEDLPLDVLQDPMHVRSGGVDPGRDGCRVPLPWSGSTAPYGFSTAPAEGGDPAPTWLPQPADWADLTVEAQESDPTSMLRLYRDVLALRRAEPALGDGPLTWVETTGDVLAFARGDVTCVVNLGADPAPLPAHTDVLLTSDPLDAGLLPRDTAAWLRT
- a CDS encoding ABC transporter substrate-binding protein, giving the protein MRSSRPTALALAGVLSIGLLTACSTDDADSPTGEDGKVTITVAGLLPTADDAAKEQLAERVAAFEEQYPDIDVETEDYEWKASTFTTQLAGGTLPNVFEIPLTDGKTLIENGQLADIDAQVKALPYGDQFNEALIANGTGDDGKIYAVPAKSIYAVALHYNRNLFEQAGLDPDQPPTTWDEVREYAKQIHDATGVAGYAMMALDNAGGWQLAAGANSRGGVIETFDGTDYTATLDDPAVAEHLQWLHDLKWDDGSLLDRTDLGWGDINTEFAAGNLAMYTSGSDVYNSLVEANGVTADWGYGLTAIPTSGGGGALTGGTMAAVTKQSTDEQKDAAVKWIDWWYLSKLQDQDQAVADAKTRAEADPAQAVGTPVLPIFSKENYEQSQEWVADYINVPLENMTGYTDVMFDQELVPEASAAVQDLYAQLFPVVQAVISDENADIEALLATANEAGQAAIDG
- a CDS encoding carbohydrate ABC transporter permease; its protein translation is MTTDDAVLTARPRTGRPRSDGPAPRVVSRNPRTWVRRGGLSALVFALPLLLVFGVFSWWPIVSAVVMSFQETNLIDPPTFVGLENFQAIFADPLLPKVVRNTAWFALLALVFGYPIPLVGAVLMSELRRRKGLYSVLAYLPVVVPPVVAVLLWKFFYDPRPQGVFNTILGWVGLGPYSWLNDQAMAMPSLVLEATWAAAGGTVIIYLAALIGVPSELYDAAEVDGASVWRKVWHVTMPHLRGVLFITLILQVIGTAQVFLEPFLFTNGGPNHATLTVMLWVYQLAFTSIGNNFGEATALSLLLAVVLAVLSLVYFRLTRSWSQS
- a CDS encoding carbohydrate ABC transporter permease, whose protein sequence is MTTVQTPSSLTSGPSIAAPRTVDAPPRRLGRRRLVVDSGERGALSTADWRRPLVKHTWRTMHLALLVLLVVWCLGPLLLLGKFAFTPTQDIQSTPLAFFPNGATMQNVEMAWNRYHIGQFFMNTVWVALGSWFMQVLVATTGGYVLSVLRPAWARALNWAVLATLFVPAVVLLVPLYKIVVDPPVGPSLINSYLAVWLPAGASAFNVVLVARFFDSLPREIFEAARMDGAGPFRLFRSIVLPMSKPIIGVVSVFAVIASWKDFLWPFLVLKSDAVKPLSVYLQSMANVDKGTLMAALAISTLIPIAMFLVFQRMFLRGAGLGGAVKG